CCGGCCGCGTCCGGTCGAGGCGTAGGTGATCTCGCCGGGCTTTTCTTTCGCCATGCGAATCACGTCGGCGATGCTGTTGATGCCGGACTGATGCGAGGCGCCGACGAATAGCGGCTGCTGCAGCATGAAACCGATCGGCGTGAAGTCCCGCGGCAGTTCGAGCGGCAAGTTCGGCGCGACGCCGGACGCGCCCGGAAGGGTGAGGAACGGCGAGGTGGCCGGGAGGTAAAGCGTGTAGCCGTCGTTTGGCGATTACGACGCGGCCTTGGCGGAAATGCCGCCGCCTGCGCCGGGCTGATTCACAGTGATGACCTGTTGGCCCCAGATCTGCGAGAGCTTGTCGGCGAGGATGCGTGCACTGGCATCGTTGGCGCTGCCCGCGGCCGAGTCGTTGATGATCCGCACCGGCTTGTTCGGATAGTCCGATTGCGCGTGCGCGCTTCCCGGTGCCGATATCGCGACGAACAACGCAGCGGCGAGCCAACGTGCTTTCAAGGCCGATGTCCTCCCTCGATCGTATGCAGTGCTCAGTTCGGCTTCGGTACCTGCTTCACATACCAATCGTAGATCTGCTGGCCGGTCCAGTGCACCACGCCTGGGTGCTTGTTGATGTAGGCGTAGAGCTGCTCGAAATACTTGATGCGGTGCGCCTGTCCGGTGACATAGGGGTGCACGCCGATTGCCAGAATCCGCGTTGATTCCTTGCTTTCCAGATACAGCCGGTCGAACGCGTCTTTGGTGCGGCCGAGCAGCACGTCGGACTCGTGATGGTGCGACACCATCATGGTGATGTCGTTGATCTCGGCGCTGTAGGGGATCGACAGCACCGGGCCGTGTGCGGTTTTCACCCAGATCGGCTGGTCGTCAAGCACCCAGTCGCCGAACCAGGTGAAGCCTGCTTTTGCCACGTGATCGAGCGTGTCGAACATCTGGCCGCGCCCGGGTCCGAGCCAGCCGCTCGGAAACTTGCCGGTGAACTTCTGCAGGATGTCGATCGACTGCTGCATGATCTCGGGCTGGCGGTCTGCAATCTGCTGGATCGGCATCTGCACATAGGAATGCGCCATGAATTCCCAGCCGGCGTCGCGCGCCGCCGCCGTCGCCTCCGGATAGGTCTCGCAGACCCTGGCGTTGAGCGACATGGTCGGCGTGACCTTGGCCTTCTTCAGTGCACGCATCAGCCGCCAGAAGCCGACCCGCATGCCGTACTCGTACCAGGTCCAGTTCGGCATATCGGGGATCGCGCTCTGGCCCTGCGGCGCGATTGAAAGCTGCCGCGCCATCGGCCGGGTGATCTCCCACTCCTCGATGTTGACCACCGACCACACGATCATGCGGCCCTTGCCGGGAAGCTTCAGCGGCGGGCGCGTGAACGGCGATGAATAGGAAAAGCGGTCGCGCGGATAAGTGGTCAACATGTCCTCCCGAATGATTTCGTTCAATTGTCCAGGATGGCCACGGCCCGTGTCCAGCCGGCCGATCCGCCTTTCACCTTCACCGGAAAGCACGCAATCGTGAATCCCGACGCCGGCAGTGCTTCGAGGTTGTGCAGCTTTTCCAGATGGCAGTAGCCGATGTCGCGGCCGGCCTTGTGGCCTTCCCAGATGATCTTCGGATCGTGGTCCTTCGCGTAGCGCTTCGCCGTGAAGCTGAACGGCGCGTCCCAGCTCCAGCCGTCGATCCCGGTGACGCGGACGCCGCGTTCGGTGAGATAGAGCGTCGCCTCGCGCCCCATGCCGCAGCCGGAATCGACATAGTCCGGCTGTCCGTATTTTGCGCCGGCGCTGGTGTTGACCAGCACGATCTCGAGCGGCTTGAGCGTGTGACCGATGCGTTTGAGCTCGGTCTCGACGTCGTTCGCGGTCGCGACGTAGCCATCGGGAAAACGCCGGAAGTCGAGCTTCACGCCGGGCTGGAAGCACCATTCCAGCGGGATCTGATCGATGGTCGCAGCAGGCTTCGGCGCGCCCAGCGCGTGGTCCATGGTCGGATGGAAGTGATACGGCGCGTCGAGATGCGTGCCGTTGTGCGTGGTGATGTCGACCTTCTCCAGCGCCCAGCCCGCGCCGTCGGGCAGATCGCTCTTCTGCAGGCCTGGGAAGAACGATGCGATACGCTCGAAAGTCTGGTCGTGGCGCAAGTACTGGATTTTCGGCAGCGCCAGCGGCGGATCGCTGGCAACGTCGCTCTCCAGTGGAATTGAGATGTCGACGAAGCGGCGCGGCATGGCGAGATCCCGGCGTTGAGACAGGCGGCATTGACGAGGATAGACCGCGCGCCTAGCGTTTTGAAACGCGTCAAAAGAATGCGGCTCAGGAGGTATGCGCATGGTTGCAAGGATCGGGGTGGGGTTGGCGCTTGCAATCGCGCTCTGCACGGGCGCAACCGCGCAGCAGAAATATCCCTCGCGCAACATCGATCTCATCATCCCATTTGCAGTCGGCGGCGGTGTCGACCTGATCGGCCGCGCGATCGGCGCATCGCTTGGGGAGCAGCTCGGGCAATCGGTGGTCACCGTCAATCGTGACGGCGCGGCCGGCACGCTCGGCTTCACCCAGCTCGCTGGCGCCGCGCCCGATGGCCACACCCTGGCGTTCAGCCCTTCGACGCCGATCGCCAATGCGCCTTATCTCGTGAAAGGCGTGCGCTACACGGCGGATTCGTTCGAATACATCTGCCAAGTGTTCGAGAATGTGTTCGCCATCGCGGTCGGACCCAATTCGAAATTCAAGACCGCGAAGGACCTGCTCGACGCCGCGAAGAGCAAGCCTGACGGTCTCACCTTCGGGCACGCCGGAATCGGCTCCATTCCGCATCTGTCGGTCGAGAACCTCGCCGATGCCCTGAAGTTCAAGGTTCAGCACCTGCCGTTCCGCGGCGACGGCGCGATGCTGCCGGTGCTGATCAAGGGCGACATCGATTTCGGCGCGATGGCCGTTTCCTCGATCCGCGGCAATGATGCCATCCGGCCGCTGGTGATCTTCGCCGACAAGCGTCATCCGGCTTATCCGGACGTGCCGACCGCCAAGGAGCTGGGTGTCGCAACCTCGGTGCCGCCGGGCCACAACGGCGTGTTCGCGCCCAAGGGCCTGCCCGGCAATGTAAAGTCGGCGCTCGAGCAGGGCTGCGCCAATGCGGTGAAGAGCGAGGCGGTGCTGCGCGTCATCGGCAACACCGGGCAGAGCATCACCTATCTCAATAGCGCGCAGTTCGAGGCGCAGACGCGCGCCGACTACACGTTCAAGGGCGAGCTGATCAAGCGGCTCGGGCTCGCGTCGCAGTAGCTATTCGGCGGCGGTGCGCGCGGGCTGCGGCAGCCGTGGCTGACTCTTCGGGTCGGCGCCGATGCAGGTGCCGGCCGCCTCGCAATAGACCTGCGCGATGCGCATGATCACCGGCTCGTCGAAGGCGCGGCCGGCGATCTGCATGGCGAGCGGCAAGCCGCTCGCCGCAAAGCCGGTCGGCACCGAGATCGCCGGCGTTCCGGTGACGTTGAACACGAGACGCGCCTGTTGGTCGTAGGTCTTGGCGATGGTTGCCGGATCGTCGATCCGGCAGGGCAGCAGCAGGCTCGACAGCGTGATCACCGCGTCAAGACCGCGCATCGCCTCTGCGAACTCGCGGCACAATGCGGCGCGAAGCTGCTGCGCCTTGATGTATTTTGCCGCCGACATGAAAGCGCCCGCGATGATGCGGTTGCGGGTCAGCGACGCGAAGTCCTCCGGCCGCGTCTGGATGTCGCGTTCGTGGATCGCATAGGCCTCGGCGTTGTGGATGGTGCGGTTGCAGTCGGTCCAGAGCGGCAGCGGCGACAGACGAATGGGTTGCACGGTCGCGCCGAGCTTGCGCAGCAGTTCGGTGGCCTGCTCGATGCCGCGCACCTGCTCGGGATCGGCCGGCGCATCCTCCGTGTAGAAGTGCTCGATCAGCCCGATGCGGAGCCCCTTCACGCCGGACTTCAGGTCCTTCAGCGTGTCGGCGGCGGCGCGGGTGGTGCTGGTCGGATCGGCCGGGTCGTGGCCCGCGATGGTGTGGAAGAGGATCGCATTGTCCTCGACCGTTCGGGTCATCGGCCCGACATGATCGAGCGAGTGCGTCAGCGGGAACACGCCGTTGAGGCTGACCGCACCATAGGTCGGTTTGAGGCCAACGATGCCGCAGCAGGTCGCGGGATTGCGCACCGAGCCGCCGGTGTCGGTGCCGAGCGCGGCCGGCGCAAGGCCCGCGGCGAGCGCCGCGCCGGAGCCGCTCGACGAGCCGCCGGGATGGTGGTCGCGATTCCAGGGGTTGCGCGCCGGCGGCCATGGCAGGTCGAAGGCTGGCCCTCCGGTCGCGAATTCGTGCAGCGCGAGCTTGCCGAGCAGCACGGCGCCGGCATCGTTGAGTTTCTTGACGACGAAAGCATCCGAAGCGGCGCGATGATCTTTGCGGATTTTCGAATGGCAGGTGGTCGCCATGCCTTCGATGTCGAAGATGTCCTTCGCGGCATACGGCACGCCGTGCATCGGCCCGCGGATCCGGCCCTTGGCGATCTCGGCCTCGGCGGCTTTGGCCTGGGCGAGCGCCTTGTCGGCGGTCACCGTGAGATAAGCATTGGTGTGCGAGTCGATCGCCGCAATCCGGTCGAGCAGCGCCCGTGTCCATTCGACCGGCGAGAGTTTCTTCGCACGCAGCAGCGCCGCGCCATCCGCGGCCGTGAGATAAGCCAGATCACTCATGGCAACGCCCCCTCGACACGCGCGGACTATTTCTCGCCTTCGAAAGCCCCGGGATTGAACACCGGCGCCGGCGAGGCGGTCGGCATGTGGCCCTTGGGCGGATCGCCGATCGGCTTCAGGCCGCGCTCGACCGCGTTCTTCACGCCCTCTGGGAAGAGCTTCAGCGCCTTGCCCAGGCCTGCCTGTTCGGCAAGGAGCCGCACTGTCTCTGAAACCTCCGGCGCGCTCATTGGACGGCTCCCGTCAGCTGACGACGCGCAGCGGCGTGGGCGCCGGCTTGTGCGCCTCGAAGATCCCGATCACGTCCTCGGCGATTGGCGAATAGGCCATGTGGGTGCGCATGATCCAGCTGCGCACGCCTTCGCTGTTGTGATGCTTCTTGCGTTCGTTCGGCAGATCGATGCGCTGGTTCTTTTCTGCGTCGCGGAACGTAAACATCGGGTCGAGGCCTTCCTCGACCTTCTTGATCTCGCGGCGCAGCACGCGGCGATAAAGCGCGATGCCGTTGTCGGAGGCGCCGAGATTTTCCTGGGTGCGGTCGACGACCTGGCCTTGCGTGACCCACACCGCCATGTCCTGGCCGTCGATGTTGTCCATGATGAACTGGCCGTCCGCGCCGTAGAGCGGCATCTCGTAGACGTGGACCTTGTCGAGCAGCTCTGGCGCGACCTGCTCGCCTTTCGGCGGCACGAAGGCCGTGAACCAGAGGTGCATGGTGTGGCCGTCGTCGACCGGCACGCGGATCTGGAACGCGTAATACCGCGACGCCTCGTCGCCGTTGCCGACCGAAAGAATATTCGGGAACACCACCGGATGGCCGATGCGCCAGTCGTCGGAGTCCTCCGAATGACCGGCGAGCAGGCGGTGCTTGGTGATGCCGTGTTCGAACTCGCGGAACGCGATCTTCTCGTGCCGCGTGCTGATTGCGACCTTGTGGCCCTTGCCCTGCTGTTCCTTGATGAACTCATAGGTGTGGCCATGGAGCCATTCGGTGTGAATGGGGTCCATGGAGTTTTCCATGATCTGCAGCCAGTTCACCGGAAGGATGGTGCGGCCGAGCATGCGAATGGTGCCTTCGGCAACGAAGCCGTCGATGCGCGGAAGCAGCGGTTTCGCCTCGGCCGGGCCCATGTAGGCCCAATAGAGGCCGCCCATCTCCTCGACCGAATAGGCCGGCGTTTTGATCTTGTGGCGGAACGAGCTCTTTTCCGGCTCGTTCGGCTGGCTGAGGCACTGGCCGCTGTGGCCGAACTCCCAGCCGTGGTAGGGACAACGGATGCCGTCCTCCGTCGGGATACCGAGCGCCAGCGAAGCGCGCCGGTGCGGGCAGGCCTCGGTGATGAGCCCCATGCGGCCCTGCTTGTCGCGGAACAGCACCAGGTCTTCGCCGAGCAGGCGGACGCGCCGGGTCCATTTGCCTTCGAGCTCGGAGACCGCCGCGATCGGGTGCCAGTAGCGCCGCATCAACTCGCCGCACGGCGTACCGGGGCCGATCCGCGTGAGCAACTCGTTTTGCACGGCTGTGAGCATCGCGACTTCTCCTGCTTCGCGGGCATAGTTTACTCTCGTGCAGGCGGAGTCGCCAGCAAAGGGTTAGCATCACTCGTATGACTGAGAAAATCCGTATTGGAATTGCCGGGATGGGGGCTGCGGCCCGCGCCTTTCTGCCGCCGCTTCGCGATCACGCCGAATTCGAACTGGTGGCTTTCGCCGAGCCGGTCGCGGAAACGCGGGAAACTGTTACCGCCGAAACCGGAGCCGCGGGTTTTGCCGACCTGCCGTCGATGCTGGGTCAGGCGAGCATCGACGCGGTCTATATCGCGACGCCGACTGAGCTTCATGCCGGGCATGCCAACCTGGTCTTTGCAGCGGGCAAGCACGTGCTGACCGAAAAGCCGATGGCGATCCGGCTTGAGGACGCGCAAGCGATGGTCGCGGCCGCGGAACGCGCAGGCGTCAAGCTCGTGGTCGGCCATGCTCATGGCTTCGACCGGCCGATCCAGGCGATACGTGAGATCGTCACAAGCGGCCGGCTCGGTCGGGTGCGCATGATCCACACCTGGAACTTCACCGATTGGATGTACCGGCCGCGGCGGCCCGACGAGCTCGAGATCGCGCTCGGCGGCGGCGTGACGTTCCGCCAAGGCTCGCATCAGTTCGACATCATCCGGCTCTTGGGCGGCGGACTGGTGAAGAGCATCCGCGCCAGCACATTCGATTGGGATCCGAATCGCCGCTCGATCGGCGCGCACACGGTGTTCATGCAGTTCGCCGACGGGATAACGGCGACTGCGGTCTACAACGGCTACGGCTATTTCTCGACCATGGAGCTGATTTCGGACGTCGCCGAATGGGGCTTCACCGAGCCGGTCGAGAAACGGCCGCCGGTGAAGCGAACATTTGGCGATACATCGGCCGCCGACGAACTCGAGGCCAAGCGCAGGCGCGCCAAGGATGCGATCCCGACCAGCGCGCCGCACCAGCCGCATTTCGGTCTGACCGTGGTGAGCTGCGAGCGCGGCGACATCCGGCAATCACCCGACGGTCTTTACATCTATTCGGAGCGGGGTCGCGAGGAGATCGCGGTGCCGAACGACAAGAGTCCGCGCGATCTGGTGCTCGACGAATTCGCCGCGGCAATCGCCGGGCGCGCGCAGCCGGTGCATGACGGGCGCTGGGGGCTCGCCAATCTCGAACTGTGTCTTGCTGCGATTGAATCGTCGAAACGCGGCGAGGAAATTCAATTGAAACACCAAGTCTCTGCTTAGATGTCGCGACTGTCACAACATAAAAACTGTCATCACCGGGCCGTCGCCATAAGCGCGTTTACGCGCGTCTTTGACGCGCTATGGCGGCGAGACCCGGTGATCTCGATGAGGAAGGCACAGTGCTCACCTCGCCAAGATCGCCGGGTCAAGCCCGGCGATGACAGCGGAGTAAGAGGATAAATCTGTGCAACCAATTAAACTCGATCCTTCAACCACGACACTCAATGTTTCGATCGACGGAGGCGTCGCGGAACTGTCCGCCGGCGATGTCGACGCGCTGATCCGCGATCTCGCGGCTGCGCGTGCGAAGATGACGCCGATCCATTCCGCAGAGCCGCCGGACGATCCTGAAAAGCTCCACCATAGCGACAACCTGCTTTGGTCCGTAAAAGCCGCGCCGCAGAAGTCGGCTATTCAGTTTGCGACGCAACATCCTGGGCTTGGCTGGATGTCGATGTGGCTGTCGCGAGCACAGGTGGAGGATTTGCAGACCAGCTTCGAATTTGAGTTGGTGAAACTGCCGCAGGCCCGCTGAGGGGGATGCGAAACCGCAACGCTGCCCGGCAAGAAAAGACCGCAGGCGGGGCTCATATCGGGCTGATTTTTGAGCTATTCTAAGGCCCATGCAGAACACCGGATTTGAAGACGCTCTCACCGGCCGCATCGACGACATGCTCGACGCCTGCACGAAATGCGGCGCCTGCTTCAAAGCTTGTCCGATCGCGCCGGCTGCGGGTCTCGCCGACGCCGACCCCGTCGCAGTGGTGTCCGGCGTGCTCGACATCCTTCGCCTCGGCAAGGGCCCGGTCGAATCCGAGAAATGGGCCAAGGCCTGCATGGCGAGCGGCGAGTGCATCAAGGCTTGCGACTACGGTGTCAACCCGCGCTTCCTGCTGACCATGTCGCGGCTCGCGATGATCAAGCACGACAAGGATGTGACCGAGCGTCGCAAGGCCGCAGTCATGCAGTTCCGCAAGGTCGGCGAGGATTCGAGCGTGCTGTCACGCCTGCAGTTGTCCGAAGAGGCGCTGATCCGCCTCGGACAGCGCCCATCGAAGGAGCCGCCGCGGACCGATCTGCCCGACGTGGTGTTTTACACCGGCTGCAACGTGCTGAAGACGCCGCACATCGCGCTTCTGTGTCTCGACATCATGGACAAGATTGGAACCGATTATCAGGTCATGGGCGGACCGACGCATTGTTGCGGCACAGCGCAGCTTCGCGCCGGCGATATCGATACGCTCGGCCGCTTCGCCAACAACACGATCAACAAGCTGTCGCAGTCGAAGACTGGCGAGGTTCTTGCGTGGTGT
The Rhodoplanes sp. Z2-YC6860 genome window above contains:
- a CDS encoding amidase, which gives rise to MSDLAYLTAADGAALLRAKKLSPVEWTRALLDRIAAIDSHTNAYLTVTADKALAQAKAAEAEIAKGRIRGPMHGVPYAAKDIFDIEGMATTCHSKIRKDHRAASDAFVVKKLNDAGAVLLGKLALHEFATGGPAFDLPWPPARNPWNRDHHPGGSSSGSGAALAAGLAPAALGTDTGGSVRNPATCCGIVGLKPTYGAVSLNGVFPLTHSLDHVGPMTRTVEDNAILFHTIAGHDPADPTSTTRAAADTLKDLKSGVKGLRIGLIEHFYTEDAPADPEQVRGIEQATELLRKLGATVQPIRLSPLPLWTDCNRTIHNAEAYAIHERDIQTRPEDFASLTRNRIIAGAFMSAAKYIKAQQLRAALCREFAEAMRGLDAVITLSSLLLPCRIDDPATIAKTYDQQARLVFNVTGTPAISVPTGFAASGLPLAMQIAGRAFDEPVIMRIAQVYCEAAGTCIGADPKSQPRLPQPARTAAE
- a CDS encoding polysaccharide deacetylase family protein, with protein sequence MTTYPRDRFSYSSPFTRPPLKLPGKGRMIVWSVVNIEEWEITRPMARQLSIAPQGQSAIPDMPNWTWYEYGMRVGFWRLMRALKKAKVTPTMSLNARVCETYPEATAAARDAGWEFMAHSYVQMPIQQIADRQPEIMQQSIDILQKFTGKFPSGWLGPGRGQMFDTLDHVAKAGFTWFGDWVLDDQPIWVKTAHGPVLSIPYSAEINDITMMVSHHHESDVLLGRTKDAFDRLYLESKESTRILAIGVHPYVTGQAHRIKYFEQLYAYINKHPGVVHWTGQQIYDWYVKQVPKPN
- a CDS encoding cyclase family protein, which codes for MPRRFVDISIPLESDVASDPPLALPKIQYLRHDQTFERIASFFPGLQKSDLPDGAGWALEKVDITTHNGTHLDAPYHFHPTMDHALGAPKPAATIDQIPLEWCFQPGVKLDFRRFPDGYVATANDVETELKRIGHTLKPLEIVLVNTSAGAKYGQPDYVDSGCGMGREATLYLTERGVRVTGIDGWSWDAPFSFTAKRYAKDHDPKIIWEGHKAGRDIGYCHLEKLHNLEALPASGFTIACFPVKVKGGSAGWTRAVAILDN
- a CDS encoding Bug family tripartite tricarboxylate transporter substrate binding protein, coding for MVARIGVGLALAIALCTGATAQQKYPSRNIDLIIPFAVGGGVDLIGRAIGASLGEQLGQSVVTVNRDGAAGTLGFTQLAGAAPDGHTLAFSPSTPIANAPYLVKGVRYTADSFEYICQVFENVFAIAVGPNSKFKTAKDLLDAAKSKPDGLTFGHAGIGSIPHLSVENLADALKFKVQHLPFRGDGAMLPVLIKGDIDFGAMAVSSIRGNDAIRPLVIFADKRHPAYPDVPTAKELGVATSVPPGHNGVFAPKGLPGNVKSALEQGCANAVKSEAVLRVIGNTGQSITYLNSAQFEAQTRADYTFKGELIKRLGLASQ
- a CDS encoding Rieske 2Fe-2S domain-containing protein — encoded protein: MLTAVQNELLTRIGPGTPCGELMRRYWHPIAAVSELEGKWTRRVRLLGEDLVLFRDKQGRMGLITEACPHRRASLALGIPTEDGIRCPYHGWEFGHSGQCLSQPNEPEKSSFRHKIKTPAYSVEEMGGLYWAYMGPAEAKPLLPRIDGFVAEGTIRMLGRTILPVNWLQIMENSMDPIHTEWLHGHTYEFIKEQQGKGHKVAISTRHEKIAFREFEHGITKHRLLAGHSEDSDDWRIGHPVVFPNILSVGNGDEASRYYAFQIRVPVDDGHTMHLWFTAFVPPKGEQVAPELLDKVHVYEMPLYGADGQFIMDNIDGQDMAVWVTQGQVVDRTQENLGASDNGIALYRRVLRREIKKVEEGLDPMFTFRDAEKNQRIDLPNERKKHHNSEGVRSWIMRTHMAYSPIAEDVIGIFEAHKPAPTPLRVVS
- a CDS encoding Gfo/Idh/MocA family protein, whose product is MTEKIRIGIAGMGAAARAFLPPLRDHAEFELVAFAEPVAETRETVTAETGAAGFADLPSMLGQASIDAVYIATPTELHAGHANLVFAAGKHVLTEKPMAIRLEDAQAMVAAAERAGVKLVVGHAHGFDRPIQAIREIVTSGRLGRVRMIHTWNFTDWMYRPRRPDELEIALGGGVTFRQGSHQFDIIRLLGGGLVKSIRASTFDWDPNRRSIGAHTVFMQFADGITATAVYNGYGYFSTMELISDVAEWGFTEPVEKRPPVKRTFGDTSAADELEAKRRRAKDAIPTSAPHQPHFGLTVVSCERGDIRQSPDGLYIYSERGREEIAVPNDKSPRDLVLDEFAAAIAGRAQPVHDGRWGLANLELCLAAIESSKRGEEIQLKHQVSA
- a CDS encoding (Fe-S)-binding protein; the encoded protein is MQNTGFEDALTGRIDDMLDACTKCGACFKACPIAPAAGLADADPVAVVSGVLDILRLGKGPVESEKWAKACMASGECIKACDYGVNPRFLLTMSRLAMIKHDKDVTERRKAAVMQFRKVGEDSSVLSRLQLSEEALIRLGQRPSKEPPRTDLPDVVFYTGCNVLKTPHIALLCLDIMDKIGTDYQVMGGPTHCCGTAQLRAGDIDTLGRFANNTINKLSQSKTGEVLAWCPSCMMQFGETVLPTIERATGSAPFDMTPFMRFLHAHLDELRPFLNERVEMTVALHRHPGIAGVMEAAEGLLRAVPGVRIVKLDVPAVGLQSVNLATLPKFKAELQLRELEAARAAGVDALVAVYHSDHRELCAHERDWPFKIMNILEVVGASMGLHQDDHYKHLKIKQDVDAIITDAADLMKQHKVDLDTARKVIVNGMLGDQPLPLQGKQAAL